The Gossypium hirsutum isolate 1008001.06 chromosome D07, Gossypium_hirsutum_v2.1, whole genome shotgun sequence genome includes the window CGGAGTCTCGAGAATGCACTTTCCGACACTTCTGACTATCAGGTCGTTACATACAAGGCTTGGTATCATGTTTGCTGTTAGCCTTCTATCAAGGTTGATGCATTGCTACAATGTTGTTCACTTTAAGGGAGCCATTTGGCTATGGAAGCTCTTATGCGATTTAAATGAAAGCCAAGATGAAGCTACTAAAATTAAAGTTGACAATCAGTCAGCTATTGCCATAACAAAAAACCTTGTGTTTCATGGCAAAACAAAGCACTTTAAGATTAAATATCATTTTGCTGTAGAGGTTGAACAATCAAAGGAAGTTAATTTGATTCATTGCAGCTCAGAAGATCAACTTGCTGATATTTTAACTAAGTCTCTTGGTGCTACAAGATTTGACAACTTAAGAAGAAGTATTGGTGTTTGTTGCATGCAGTTCAAGGAAGAGTATTGaactttggcctgcaatgcaactaTGTTTTGTTTAATATGTAACTAGCTTAGTTCTTTTGTAATTTGTCTATTTGAATCACTAAGATTAGTTTgttgatttgaatgatgttcaAGTGATATTTTGGCTGATAAGTCAACTTTACTTTGTGTGCaagataaattatgtaatttttaatgtaattagtGGGAGTAGTTATATATTAGGTAACTACTTTGTAACTACTTTGTAACTCATAtatttggtttaatgaaatcagTTACACGATGagtttttgatatatatatatttgcatcgtttctctttgtttcttttctcctttgtttTGGCTGAAAACCCCAACAAAGTGGCTCTCATGTCAGCACTAAGTACGCCGTTGGAGCTTGACTTCCTTTGTGCCAAAGCTACCGAGAAAAGTACAGGGAACACATCCTTGATTCTTTATGATATTGCCGTTTGCGTAGGCAGAGCCGATAAAGCTGTTGAAACTGCCAGGAGGTACCCGGAAGAAATGGTTCAAAAAAGCATTGAACTTTGCATGAACCGCATCCAACATAGGGCTGCATCTCGTGCACCTGCCGAAGTTCCATCTACATGAACCAAGTGAAGCAGTTAAAAATTGTGTCCATTCTATATATAACCATCCAAGAGAGTGAAATCAATACAGTAAAATGAGATGAATAAGGTTTCATTAGGCTTTGTTGTACATCTTGACCCTTCCTTGTTTATATATAAGACACCCTTTCTGTTACCATACATGTATATTTAATATTTCCACTCATCAAAATCATAGGAGAGGCAGAGAGCACTGCAAGTAACACTTTTTATTAGGGTCAAACTAAAGTTTTACTTGATTAAATTAagcaaattatttttaattggattTTCATTAATTTAAAGGAGCAGGGCCCATGCAAAGCCCTAAATTCATCCCTGCAAGTAGCCATAAGAAACAATGCATGTATTGCGCATCACCTTACACATTATCACACTGCTTTGCTTGGTAAACTTGATTAAACAAAAAGTAGGATTAATGTTTTCATGATTCTggccaaaaagaaaaacaattgtgatcataaattttaatcattaacaaatttcccaatttctttttttttttcatcttaacAAATCCATCCATCTAGAAAGCCTGAGCTTCATCTTGAAAGAGGTAAGTCGAATTCTTAAATTACTTTCCAACATTCTTTTCAATTTTAAGATCAATGAACCCAGATCTGTAATGTCTTAATTTTTTTAGACGAGATTCTTGGATTTTAGTGGATTTAGTTCGTTGTAAACGTTTTTAGTTCATTAAAGAAAAATGTTGCGTCGTCCTGTGTCCTATAGAACTCGAAGCTCTAGGCCAGAGAACCCGGGAAAAAATTCTTTACATATGATTGCCAATATTTGTTTAACTATATTCGTAATAGGAGCTCTAGTGGTCACTATTATAGCCGCTGCTTATGAACCAGATGACCCATTATTCCAGTCTCCTACCAAGATCACAACTTTCCTCACTTCCATATCAAATTCTACGTTTCAATCGAATAATACTGTCAGTAGAACCGGGGAGGATTTAATGGCTGCCAAACAGACTGCATTAGCCACTTTTGGCAGTGGTACTGATGCAGCAGTAACCAAGGAGACGAATTCGTATGAAACTAGTTCATCAGAATGTGAGGTTGATCCCAAAGAGCCACTTGATTGTAAGGATCCAGAAGTGTTTCAATTGATGATGCAAAAGGCAATTGAGCGTTTCAAGGATATACACTTTAACCGGTTCGGGAAGCCAACTCCTGGACCCGAGGGGAATACTTGTGATATGGCCTGGAGGTTTAGGCCTAAGCAAGGGAAGGCAACTGGTTTTAATAAGGACTATAGGCGGTTTGTGATCAATAGAGATAATTGTACGCTTAGTGTGGTGAGCATTGGGGAATATCATTCGGGTGTGAAtgcaaggaagaagaagaagaagaataagaataaaataCCTGGATATGAGCCAGCGTCAGGTTTGCAGGACCAAGGTGGTTTCTCTTTGCCTGCTGCTGGGGAAATGGTGAACGATTCACTTCCGGTTGTCGAGTCCGAAAGGGCATTTATTCATAGGAAGTACTTAATTTATGCCGGTGGTGCAGATAGGTGCAAGAGCATGAAGCATTATTTATGGAGTTTCTTGTGCGCATTGGGGGAAGCACAGTATTTGAAGCGAACTCTGGTTATGGATATGACCCTTTGTTTGTCTTCGGTATACACTTCATCGAACCAAGACGAGGAAGGGAAAGACTTCAGATTCTACTTTGATTTTGAGCATCTGAAACAAGCAGCGTCAGTGTTGGATCAAGATCAATTTTGGCAACTTTGGGATAAATGGCAAAGGAAAGATAAATTGAGTCTTTACGTTGTTGAGGATTTCAGGGTGTCGCCAAAGAAGCTTACTGAGGTGAAGCATTCTTTGATTATGAGAAAGTTTGGATTCGTAGAGCCGGATAATTTCTGGTACAGAGTTTGCGAAGGAGAGACCGGATCTGTTGTTCAAAGGCCATGGGATCTGATAAGGAAATCAAGAAGGTTGATGGATTTAGTTGCAGCAATTGGATCAAAGTTGAACTGGGATTATGACTCTGTTCACATCGTGAGAGGCGAGAAGGCGAGGAACCGGGACCTATGGCCTAATCTCGCCCAAGACACCTCGCCTGATGCCCTTCTCTCGACCTTACAGAATAAAATTAAAGACGGGAGGGATGTTTATATAGCAACAAATGAAGCTGAAACATCCTTCTTTGAACCTTTGAAACACAAATATACCACTCATTTTCTTAACGACTATAAGGAACTTTGGGATCAAAGCAGTGAGTGGTATTCAGACACAGCAAAGCTTAACAATGGAGCTCCTGTCGAATTCGACGATTACATGAGGGCCTCTGTTGATGCAGAACTTTTCTTGAGAGggaagaaacaaatcgaaacattcAACGATCTGACTAACGATTGTAAAGATGGTGTGAACACCTGCAATGCTGCAGCCATTTAATCCTTATATCGATGTCGTAAACTTCATTGCAACATTTGGGTATGTTCTAGTTGTAGTTGTAGTTTCGTAACCTTACTGTACCTGTATTTTGTCATTCAGTGGCATTTCTTGAATCTTGTACTTGCAGATTATTGACCATCAATGTTACATGACATGGCATGATAGCCAATTTCAACATTGCTTTGTCAACTGCTTTTTGATCAACTGCGTCACGTTGTAGTCGTGGGGTGGAATTTGCCCTCTACATCTTCAACAAGTAAATATCCCAGTATCTGTAACAAAATATAATTCTAATTGTGTGAGTgaaaaatatatttctaaataaataattatattaaaaaataaattaaattataaaataattatttttaattgttaaaaaaaaatttaaaaaatcttagATACCGcctaatgatattttatttttgtaatttcaatttattttaatatcgcatgacatataaaaatataccacattaaaattttaaaaaatagattaaattatgaaaaaaaaaattaaattataattatttgtcATGTTGTTATTAATTATCTTTAGTTGATGTCGAGTTAACTTGTGATAACAACTCAATCAACAACACTATCAATATTGTAAATTCTATAACACACGTATGCGTGTAgaaataaagtatttaaaacacagatgtgtgtttaaaaataatataaaataaataaaaaatgtataacttgaaactaattaataataacatatgaaatatttacgatattaaaataaaaattatattaaattttaagtaaaatcaaatttatacacataaatacatcatattaaaagtactaaatgaatacaattgtttatcatggtaTTGTTATTGTAGACACCTATTTTTGTCCGAACCCAATTGGAATCCTATTGTATATTTGTTCTCTCTTGGGCCAGTTCGAAACCCACCTGATTTTGGTCAAACGGAggcatttgtttttattttttattttttctttttgggtctGTCAAGAGCCAAGATTATTATTGTACTAGGCCAATTTTAGCATGGGTccagataaaaaataaaacacaaaataaaccaaaataaatatgaAGTCCAAAAATTTTTTTAACAGTCCATTTACATATCAAGCCCAAAAACACTACCCAATTAAAGCCCAAATACAACAAAAAAACCCTAGTGGCccaacaacccaaaaattaaaccaTCTTCAGCagcaaaaaaagagagaagaaaaccCTAGCTGCACCTAGGCTTGCCCTTCAACCGCCACTCCTCCCCCGCGCGCCACCATCGCCACGTCAACCTCCGTACCTCCACGTCAGCACCTCTGTACACAGCTGGCTTCCGTACCTGCGAGTAAGACAAAAAAGAAGGATAGACACAAAGGCAAAAAGAAACAATagcaaaaatattgttttttttactaTAAAAGCCACAAACAGatcaatgtatttttttttacacaGTAATTGAAACaggtaaaaaagaaaattttcaaaaggtggtcttttattcatattctctcttcgtttttattttttattttattttttaaagaaacaagcataaaataaaaaaagaagttcAAGACTTACCTTTTTTCGCATTTGCACCGACGTGGGAGGCTGAGGTTTGTCGTTTCCGATGAAAAACGACGTTTTTAGGCTCAGGGAGTCGAAAAGCCAATAAATGGCCTTTTATgatttttcggccaccgtggaCGGCAATGCCGTCACCGGCGACCAACGACCGCCATGGTGGCCGACGGTAGGACCCTTGGCCGGAAGAGGAAAGAGAAGAGAGAGTTTAAaaggtttttaaagtttttttttaaaaatgaggggttaaatgaaatttttggtaaaaaaatagGGTTTATATAGCTTATTGAAATGACGCCATTTTGAATTAACCCTCCAGactctaaacggcgtcgttttgacgcCAACCCGCGCACGACCCAACCCGCAAGGCTAGGAGTCGGTggtgactcccgttttaattttatttttcaaacaaaaGTCGAtgccttttcaaaaaaaaagtgatttcAACAGCTTGGTAACTCCGTTGGGGACTTAAATAAGaaagtcaagccacgagttgattagttcttgtctttttgtcgaaactTGATGATTTGGGTTAAATTTACGATCTTTTTATTGCATTTCATATTTATGGTCTGcatcattttgatatgtttgctttattggctCGAGTTTTTTAATCTTCACACATTGCATCGCATAATCGGTCGATTTTTACCCTtgtaagtgggagtgagaaactattccttcatgaggttttcacctccgtataggatagatGATCGCTTTCAGGAAACATCCGTACTTATGTCTTcttgagattttcatctccgtatagccataaggaaatgtattccccttaattgaactcggtccgtatgagcctataatgggtgaggatcgaggaatccaccggttcaggtacccttactttagagccGAACCACATATAATGAGTCataagagcctaccctaggtagaaccgcACCGAACCCCTAGTGGTCATCCAAATAGGTACTATTTTcgttatttatgtttttgtactgacgcattttcttttgttatggttatgattgcattgcattttcatcatagaaaagaggtgttgatttacgttcagttgctaaatagagagcttgtcatggaaaatggatttcttgataaagtgaaagACAATGCAGTCGTCCGAATACGGTCTGAGAAAACATAACGAGGGATATGCAGAAGGATAtccaaagaaatggatcaaagattagaaatATTAGAACAAATGCAGAAGGATATGCAAGATCAATTACAAGCGCAGCTGCAAGAGCAATTAGCCAAAGTTCAACAAGACATGagggatcagatgctagaatcccAAAGAAATATGATGAGCCAATTAATGCAGTTGCTGGCTGGAAGGCTTGAAAAAGGGAAAAGCCCAGTGGTCAACTCTAGGGATGATAATGAAGACCTTGCTATCCCCCAGGTTTTACCTCGATAAGTGTCCAGGCCCAACCAGACGCGCATCCAAAAGGGGCACAAGTTACTATCAGACCCCAACAATATTAAACCGATACCTCGGCACCAATGAATTACCCGATAAGCTCAGGTTCCAATCCGGGGGAAAATCCAACCAATCTTATAGTTCCTGATCTAGAcgaaatggtagaaatagaaaaaAGCAATGGTGGAATTGCCAAAACAACTCGAAGATCAGTATAGGTGGTTAGAGGAAAAACTCAGAGTAATGGAAAATGCTGATTACCATTGCGAGGTTGaagccaaggatctgagtttggtcccagatctaGTACTCCCGCTGAAATTCAAGACTctagaatttgaaaagtataatgggactagttgtcttgaaactcatatcacgatgttctgtcgaagaatgataGGATACGTTAATAATGATTAATTGttaattcattgcttccaagatagtctAATTGGGTCGGtttccaaatggtacaaccagttGAGCTGTGCCAAAATCCACTCATGAAAGGACTTGGCATAGgctttcatgaaacaatacaGCTAAGTAACATACATGACACCTGAAATAATTACACTACAGAAtatagaaaagaagaaaagtgagagcttcaggcaatatgcccaaagatggagagaggtagcgaCACAAGTTCAGCCACCTCTTCTGGAAAAAGAAACCAGaatgcttttcatcaatactctgaaagccccattcactaaccatatgttgggaagcaCTACCATGAGCTTCTTAGATATAATAATGTCAGGTAAGATAATTGAAAATGCGGTAAGGAGTGGGAAGATAGACGCGGGAGAAAGTGCCAAAAGATTAAACccgaagaaaaataaaaatgaaaggaaTAATGTGAGCAAAGGGTATTCCAAATCGATCACTGTAGGCCAGCCGAGGGCTGTAACCACTAGCTATCAAGGCCCTTCAAGGCAAGAATCCAACTCAAAGCTAAACACAGAAATATTTCAATTCACACATATCCCGATGACATATAAAGAGCTATACCAGAATTTGTTTGATACGCATGTGGTATCTCCGTTCTACTCGGAACCCGTGCAACCTTCGTTCCCGAAATGGTATAATGCGAATGCCCAATATGAATACCACGCGGGAATAACAGGACACTCAATTGAAAACTacactacatttaaaaagttaGTTGAAAGGTTCATCAAGATGGGCATTGTGAAGTTTACTGATCCATCAGGATCTAATATGGCAGAAAATCTGTTACCCAGACATCCAGACCCAAGGGTAAACGCGATAATTGAGAGTGGAAGAAATAGAACCAAAACCAATGTTGCAGAAGTAAAAACCCTCATGAAATGAGTTTTGAAACAAATGATAGGCATGGGATTAATCATTCAGAATTCGTAGAGGAGACCAAAATGGATGAggagctactgtgagttccacgcTAAAGAATGTCATAAAATCCAAGAGTACGCTGAATTTAAAGCTTTGGTGTAGAGCCTAATGGATAATAAATAGTTGGAATTCCTTGAAGAAGTCAAaggcatgggaggaatgttggggAATTTAAACGTTAACACCGTATCCGAACCCAGGGAAGGAAATTTATCAAGCATTCGCCCTTATATACCTAAaagtgttttgaacaattggactgtagAAGAGATtcttgtagtttttagagctaattCAGAGTACTGTTCAAAGCACACTTGTTACTctaagcctagaagcaataagaatccttttgtgagataggcttatgtccaacgtctttatttcaataaattgcatctttgtttctcacttcaagcaaatattcttttattgtttccatttcattcataattatactatacagataaatattttttgattcttttgttctttgaatCTTCCTTCGCCGCTATGACAGGTCTCcaaatatcaatgatatgagcgacactgctattgactcagaacctccttttgagcaagatatgtgtctagaggaaccacatgactttgaagataaccgagactgtaacttatctcctaatttgttaatgatggtagaacaagatgagaaacagatcctaccttacaTAAAatcaatggaattcatagcctttctctatgtggggcatggatgtcattaggccgatctcgccaaaagcttctgCCAGTCATGGAtttatctttgtggtcatcgattactttactaagtgggtggaAGTTGCTTCATATTCCAATGACACAAAGTCGACattcagcaaattcttgaaaacaatcatatgtcggtatggaacgCCAAAAAAAAGATCATATTTGACAGTGCACTAACAACAACAGgatatcaaaagtttgcagtctgttcaagattaacactaTATCGCCCTAAAATAAACGGTGCAAAAAAAAACTTCTATCGGGGCAACGAATTTCTCTTTGGCTTATCGCggttttgcccattgaagtcgagattccttctTTCTGAGTTTTTTAGGATCCAATCCCGATTGAAGAGAAAAGTTCAAagttatccgtcatggtcaaatataccaaaaaaaatgATGCAAGCTCACCAAAAAGGTTCGccccagagaattccatgagggggacctggtatcgaagaagatccttcccatacaaaatgACTTTAGAAAAAAGTGGATGCCAAACCGGAAAAGACTTTATGTAGAAGGCATTATTTAGAAAATCGTTAATTTTGACCAGGAGGGATAACAAAggcttgcctaatcctatgatctcagattcaatcaaaaaatatttcaaaaaaaaaaagaaaagaaaaagaaaaatgagaggccaaggtgaaaacccacaaagggcgccttaAGACATAAAGGCTAAGGTAAAAAcctttgagttgaaaacccaggaataggcaattcaaatttttaatcaaaggtagggcatgtggtagtcttgtcctctcCAAATTAACGAGAATGAGGGATGTTACATCTTGGGGGATCAATAAAGTCTTCTACGACTTCTAAACACGTATCAAGTTTAAAGGGTTCTCGAGAAGttttgtgcagagaagctcatgctacgatatctggggtaCCTATTTTCTTCTTATTCATTTTGAATCTTAgaaaaatttgctatcttgattaatttattcattttgagctttgctctcaataaaattccatcttttccattatgataatctttttcaagcttttttttattgaaataacgattaatgaactaataatattcaagcaaaaagagttatgcatattactctgaaagcttctaaatagtacgaggacttgaaacaagactattatttagaactaaccaaacctaatggttggaaacatttgagaaagaatagtctaaattatgGCTATTTCTTcaggttttctgtcaaagataccagctgaacaagaaggcaggGTAATGCGTCAGTGATAGAACCTCGATGAACAACAAGTAATGTCAACCCAAGTATTAAAAGGGGATCATTctaaaaaaaatgacattctatattcatgcaaatatcattcatttaggagcatttgattcattctgatcatgacattcTAATCACTTGGCATAAATAagcccatgaaatggattctataGATCATGTTACCCAGAGAATGGTGTAACAGGTCAATGAAGGCACTAatcctatacccttgaagttgtagtgggatggattgaagattatagcaaaccttatctccctaaagttgcagtggagcaggttgaagttactagtcttatctccttgaagttgtagtggagcagaatgaagatagcgaatcttatttccctgaagttgtagtggaacagattgaagttataaattgcagatcttatctctctgaagttgcagtagagcatatcatagcaaaccttatctctttgaagttgcagtaaagcaggttgaagatacaagtcttatctctctgaagttgcagtggagcaaactgaagatagcgaatcttaattccctgaagttgcagtggaacggattgaagctataaattgcagatcttatctctctgaagttgcagtagagcatatcatatcaaatcttatctctctgaagttgcagtagagcagatcatatcaaaccttatctccctaaagttgcagtggaataggttaaaaataaaccaatcttatctccttgaaggtgcagtggagcatattgaagacaggatacaaatcttatctctctgaagttgcagtggagcagattaaagccacaaaccttatctccctgaagttgtagtggagcaaattgaagctactaatcctatctccctgaaattgtaatggagcggattaaaacgatAAATTCTATACCTCCGAGGTTGCAGTAGgtcggattaaatctaccatagcAAGTTTTATCTTCCTAAaattgtagtggaacagattaaaaccacaaatcttatctccctaaaattacagtggagcagattgcaAACCAttaatcttatctctctaaagttacagtagaacagattaaagctacaagtcttCTTTccccgaagttgcagtggagcggatcaaAGCACCAATTCCTGTACCCCTGAAGATGCGGTGggatggaatgaggctacttgaagaagcaCCAAAAAGTCAAGATTCGGCTAGTCCAGGAAAAATTGGTCCTTCTTTCTTTgttccattctcgttacacgacaatgaatAAAGAGGAGCAGCTGTAATAAACCAAATTTTGCGTGAGcccaaataagaaataaaacacaaaataaaccaaaataaatataaagtccaaaattttttttaacagtCCATTTACATATCAAGCCCCAAAACACTACCCAATTAAAGCTCAAATACAACAAAAAACCTTAGTGGCCTAACAGCCCAAAACTTAAACCATATTGAGCTGCAAAAAAAGGGGGGAGAAAACCCTAGTCGCATCTAGGCTTGCCCTTCAGCCGCCGCTCCTCCCACGCGCGCCACCACCGCCACGTCAACCTCCGTACCTCCACGTCAGCACCTCCGTACACAGCTGGCTTCTGCACCTACGAGTAAGACAAAAAAGAAGGATAGACACAGAGGCAAAAAGAAACAATAgcaaaaatattgtattttttcggctataaaaaccACAAACAgatcaatgtattttttttacacaGCAATCGaaacaggggaaaaagaaaattttcaaaaggtggtcttttattcattttctctcttcgtttttattttttattttatttttttaaagaaacaagcatgaaataaaaaaaaagttcaagacTTACCTTTTTTTTTCGCATTTGCGCCAACGTGGGAGGCTGAGGTTTGTCGTTTCCGatgaaaaataatgttttttaGGCTCGGGgagtcgaaaagccaaaaaatagaTTTCTTTCGATTTTTCAGCCACCGTGAACGGCGGTGCCGTCGCTGGCGACCGACAGCCGCCATGGTGGCTGACGGTAGGATCCTTGGCCGAAAGAGGAAAAAGGGGAGAgagtttaaaaagttttaaagttttttttaaatgaggggttaaatgaaatttttggtagaaaatggaGTTTATATAGCTTATCGAAATGACGCCGTTTTGAATTAACCCACCAGAcactaaacggcgtcgttttgacgcCAACCTGTGTGCAACCCGACCCGCAAGgctaggatccgcatgttttctAGCGCATGGGCTATTTTCACGAATAGCCCTTCCACTTTTACAGTGAGCTTCAAATTGGTCCTATTCACtttttattctcttttaattTCGCTACgcattttatttttgcttcaatttggtccttttggAACGATGCGTTTTGGAGTGCAGAGAATATTTCCCATTTGGTCCCCCGTATCATTCGCCCGTTATATTTTGATCTTTGctttattttattccattttcCCCCTTAAATTTTGCcttgatttcaatttaattcatgtttgattaatttgattatttatatttgatttatcaattcatttatttatttatcattctcttacttttaaaatatttaaatctaatattaggtattattttatctatctatttattttttttactcttaaaatatttaaacttaacattatgtatacatattttatcTATTTCGTTTTTTatcttctattatttttattattatctattatgtatttatttacaaattgctcctttaactttttctttctttctttttttttcccaagaactgtttcatttattttatttgtttatttattattatttatttacaaattgctcctttaactttttctttctttctttcttttcccaagaactgtttcatttattttatttgtttatttatttagtttcaatttttttaatcaaatttcttattgatgttcacttatttatttatttacttaacatttcttttattctatttttataatcggcttttatttatttattttattttattgtgccttttatttattattttatttttctgctaCTTTCagtatttcaaaatttagatattattattattagtattattattctcacaattattattttcattgttatTATTGTCCTATTATACATATTGGTATCATGAtctcttgttattattattattttttatgttttattgtatTACTACAAATTACTTCGCATTATCGTCATTCATTAAACATgacattattttttatgttttagccGCTTTTTTTACCATAATCAAATAAACTAAACTTATATCATTTTAAATactgtattaaatttttttacctaaatttgtaaaaaaaagggaaatttttaaaaaaataaatgcaatctGTCGTACTTGGAacttcgagaaatcgtgccctaacttatgggGATTCGATTTTCTTGTCGAACCTAAATGgccaaatattcttttaaatttcaaaatacatggaatttaaataaaaattaaaggcaagcttattctcaagggttcaaatgttgcatcctaacttacgggatacgaCATTTTGTTATCGCGAGACAAGAGAGCCTTTAATGCtcgtttcaatttattcaagcatttaaaaaaaattaacattaataaaaaaagggatcgtattttaaaatcttttcaaaattt containing:
- the LOC107956798 gene encoding uncharacterized protein; this encodes MLRRPVSYRTRSSRPENPGKNSLHMIANICLTIFVIGALVVTIIAAAYEPDDPLFQSPTKITTFLTSISNSTFQSNNTVSRTGEDLMAAKQTALATFGSGTDAAVTKETNSYETSSSECEVDPKEPLDCKDPEVFQLMMQKAIERFKDIHFNRFGKPTPGPEGNTCDMAWRFRPKQGKATGFNKDYRRFVINRDNCTLSVVSIGEYHSGVNARKKKKKNKNKIPGYEPASGLQDQGGFSLPAAGEMVNDSLPVVESERAFIHRKYLIYAGGADRCKSMKHYLWSFLCALGEAQYLKRTLVMDMTLCLSSVYTSSNQDEEGKDFRFYFDFEHLKQAASVLDQDQFWQLWDKWQRKDKLSLYVVEDFRVSPKKLTEVKHSLIMRKFGFVEPDNFWYRVCEGETGSVVQRPWDLIRKSRRLMDLVAAIGSKLNWDYDSVHIVRGEKARNRDLWPNLAQDTSPDALLSTLQNKIKDGRDVYIATNEAETSFFEPLKHKYTTHFLNDYKELWDQSSEWYSDTAKLNNGAPVEFDDYMRASVDAELFLRGKKQIETFNDLTNDCKDGVNTCNAAAI